The proteins below are encoded in one region of Oncorhynchus gorbuscha isolate QuinsamMale2020 ecotype Even-year linkage group LG01, OgorEven_v1.0, whole genome shotgun sequence:
- the LOC124039633 gene encoding sodium- and chloride-dependent glycine transporter 2-like: MEQQNGTGTEISPTTVILRTDENISVLPGTVTGDGDDDDEGGDENKARGNWSNKMDFILSMVGYAVGLGNVWRFPYLAFQNGGGAFLIPYLIMLGLAGIPIFLLEVSLGQFASQGPVSVWKAIPALQGCGIAMLIISVLIAIYYNIIMCWTLYYLFASLKGSLPWANCKNKWNTQHCKDKDMLLLDSCILRDANATSIRNTTLCLSADVIGNLSKLTNITSEINNTYVSPSEEYFKYNVLNISRGIEYPGEIRWPLALCLLLAWAIVYASLAKGIKSSGKVVYFTATFPYVVLVILLVRGVTLPGAGDGILYFITPKWEKLYDAKVWKDAATQIFFSLSAAWGGLITLSSYNKFHNNCYRDTIIVACTNSATSIFAGFVIFSVIGFMAHELKVPIEQVADGGPGIAFVVYPEALTRLPLSPFWAIIFFLMLLTLGLDTMFATIETIVTSVSDEFPRYLRKYKALFTLGCCTSFYILGYPMITENGMYMLQLVDTYAASYSLIIIAIFELVGVSYIYGLKRFCEDIEMMIGFQPNMFWRVCWAFVTPTILTFILGLSLYHWKVMTYETYTYPTWSMVMGWLMVVCSVIWIPIMFGIKMHLAPGTFIQRLKLVCSPQPDWGPFLMKHRGERYKNMIDPLGTNSLGLKLPPKGLGQTQC, from the exons ATGGAAC AGCAAAATGGCACGGGGACGGAGATTAGTCCCACCACTGTGATACTGAGGACAGATGAAAACATTTCGGTTCTACCTGGCACAGTGACTGGGGACGGG GATGATGATGACGAAGGAGGGGATGAGAATAAAGCGAGAGGAAACTGGTCCAATAAAATGGACTTCATTCTCTCAATGGTTGGATATGCTGTTGGTTTGGGAAACGTCTGGAGATTCCCATACTTAGCCTTCCAAAATGGAGGAG GTGCTTTCTTGATTCCTTATCTAATCATGTTGGGTCTTGCTGGAATCCCCATATTCTTATTGGAGGTGTCCTTGGGGCAGTTTGCAAGCCAAGGACCCGTGTCGGTATGGAAAGCAATCCCTGCTCTTCAAG GTTGCGGGATTGCCATGTTGATAATATCAGTCCTGATAGCCATATACTATAACATAATAATGTGCTGGACATTGTACTACCTGTTCGCTTCGTTGAAGGGCTCACTCCCCTGGGCGAACTGCAAGAATAAATGGAACACTCAACACTGCAAGGACAAAGACATGCTTCTTCTTG ATTCATGCATTCTGCGGGATGCGAACGCCACCTCTATAAGGAATACTACACTATGTTTGTCTGCTGATGTCATTGGGAATCTGAGCAAACTCACTAACATCACATCTGAGATCAACAATACCTATGTCAGCCCAAGTGAAGAGTATTTTAA aTATAATGTACTGAACATCTCCAGAGGAATAGAATACCCAGGGGAAATCCGCTGGCCTCTGGCCCTCTGTCTTCTCTTGGCATGGGCTATTGTCTACGCCTCACTGGCTAAAGGAATCAAATCATCTGGGAAG gTGGTGTATTTCACAGCTACGTTCCCCTACGTGGTGCTGGTGATTCTGCTGGTCAGAGGAGTTACTCTGCCTGGAGCTGGGGATGGCATCCTCTACTTCATCACTCCCAAGTGGGAGAAACTCTACGATGCCAAGGTGTGGAAGGATGCTGCAACCCAGATCTTCTTCTCCTTGTCAGCAGCCTGGGGTGGACTCATCACGCTGTCCTCCTACAACAAGTTCCATAACAACTGCTACAG GGACACCATCATTGTGGCCTGCACCAACAGTGCCACCAGCATCTTTGCAGGGTTTGTCATCTTCTCTGTCATCGGGTTTATGGCTCATGAGCTGAAAGTGCCCATCGAACAGGTGGCTGATGGGG GTCCTGGCATAGCCTTCGTAGTGTATCCAGAGGCCCTCACcagacttcctctctctcctttctgggcCATCATCTTCTTCCTCATGCTACTCACCCTGGGACTGGATACCATG TTTGCCACCATTGAGACCATAGTGACGTCTGTGTCAGACGAGTTCCCCAGATATCTGAGGAAGTACAAGGCCCTCTTCACCCTGGGGTGCTGCACCTCTTTCTACATCCTGGGGTACCCCATGATCACAGAG AATGGAATGTATATGCTTCAGCTGGTGGACACATATGCAGCCTCATACTCTCTGATCATCATCGCCATCTTTGAACTTGTGGGAGTATCATACATTTATG GTCTGAAGAGGTTCTGTGAAGACATTGAAATGATGATCGGGTTCCAGCCAAACATGTTCTGGAGGGTCTGCTGGGCCTTTGTGACCCCCACCATTCTCACA TTTATCCTGGGTCTGAGTCTGTACCACTGGAAGGTGATGACCTATGAGACCTACACCTACCCCACCTGGTCCATGGTGATGGGCTGGCTCATGGTGGTGTGTTCTGTTATCTGGATCCCCATCATGTTTGGCATCAAGATGCACCTGGCCCCTGGCACCTTCATCCAG CGTCTGAAGCTAGTGTGCTCCCCTCAGCCAGACTGGGGTCCCTTCCTGATGAAGCACAGAGGAGAACGCTACAAGAACATGATCGACCCGCTAGGAACCAACTCCCTGGGGCTCAAACTCCCTCCTAAAGGCCTGGGCCAGACCCAGTGCTAA
- the LOC124033346 gene encoding aurora kinase B-like isoform X1, giving the protein MMQNKENCDPKGLQRPMATSMVSVGPQRVQIPSAPETTDKNAITGPGREPVTSSSGAAPAKKFTIHDFDIGRPLGKGKFGNVYVARDKKLNFIVALKVLFKSQMEKEGVEHQLRREIEIQSHLRHPNILRFYNYFHDHSRVFLILEYAPRGEMYKELQKCGRFDDQRTATYMEELADALQYCHERKVIHRDIKPENLLLGLRGELKIADFGWSVHAPSLRRRTMCGTLDYLPPEMIEGKIHDEKVDLWSIGVLCYECLVGNPPFETASHSDTYKRITKVDLQFPKVVSDGARDLVSKLLRHSPSMRLPLQSVINHPWVKSNSRRVLPVVFAPKKP; this is encoded by the exons ATGATGCAG AATAAGGAGAATTGTGATCCTAAAGGCCTACAAAGACCG ATGGCAACTTCAATGGTGTCTGTGGGTCCACAGAGAGTTCAAATACCCTCTGCCCCAGAGACTACAGACAAAAACGCAATTACAG GTCCTGGGAGAGAGCCTGTCACCTCTTCCTCCGGTGCCGCTCCAGCAAA GAAATTCACCATCCATGACTTTGACATCGGGCGGCCCCTGGGCAAGGGCAAGTTTGGGAACGTGTACGTTGCGCGGGATAAGAAGCTGAATTTCATTGTGGCACTGAAAGTGCTCTTCAAGTCTCAGATGGAGAAGGAAGGCGTGGAGCACCAGCTCCGAAGAGAGATTGAGATTCAGTCCCATCTTAG ACACCCCAACATCCTGCGCTTCTACAACTACTTCCATGACCACTCAAGGGTCTTTCTGATCCTGGAGTACGCCCCACGGGGTGAGATGTACAAAGAGCTGCAGAAATGTGGTCGCTTCGATGACCAGCGCACTGCTACG TACATGGAGGAGTTGGCTGATGCACTGCAGTACTGCCATGAGAGGAAGGTGATACACCGTGACATCAAGCCTGAGAACCTGTTACTGGGTCTCCGTGGGGAGCTAAAGATAGCAGACTTCGGCTGGTCTGTCCATGCCCCATCCTTAAG GCGCCGCACAATGTGTGGAACGCTGGACTACCTGCCCCCAGAGATGATTGAGGGGAAGATCCACGATGAGAAGGTGGACCTCTGGTCCATCGGGGTGCTCTGCTACGAGTGCCTAGTTGGAAACCCCCCGTTTGAAACTGCCAGCCACTCCGACACATACAAACGCATCACGAAG GTTGACCTGCAGTTCCCCAAGGTGGTGTCTGATGGTGCTCGGGACCTGGTCTCTAAGCTGCTCCGCCACAGTCCCTCTATGCGGCTCCCCCTGCAGAGCGTCATCAACCACCCCTGGGTGAAAAGCAACTCCCGACGGGTCCTACCTGTCGTCTTTGCTCCCAAGAAACCCTAA
- the LOC124033346 gene encoding aurora kinase B-like isoform X2 — MMQNKENCDPKGLQRPMATSMVSVGPQRVQIPSAPETTDKNAITGPGREPVTSSSGAAPAKKFTIHDFDIGRPLGKGKFGNVHPNILRFYNYFHDHSRVFLILEYAPRGEMYKELQKCGRFDDQRTATYMEELADALQYCHERKVIHRDIKPENLLLGLRGELKIADFGWSVHAPSLRRRTMCGTLDYLPPEMIEGKIHDEKVDLWSIGVLCYECLVGNPPFETASHSDTYKRITKVDLQFPKVVSDGARDLVSKLLRHSPSMRLPLQSVINHPWVKSNSRRVLPVVFAPKKP; from the exons ATGATGCAG AATAAGGAGAATTGTGATCCTAAAGGCCTACAAAGACCG ATGGCAACTTCAATGGTGTCTGTGGGTCCACAGAGAGTTCAAATACCCTCTGCCCCAGAGACTACAGACAAAAACGCAATTACAG GTCCTGGGAGAGAGCCTGTCACCTCTTCCTCCGGTGCCGCTCCAGCAAA GAAATTCACCATCCATGACTTTGACATCGGGCGGCCCCTGGGCAAGGGCAAGTTTGGGAACGT ACACCCCAACATCCTGCGCTTCTACAACTACTTCCATGACCACTCAAGGGTCTTTCTGATCCTGGAGTACGCCCCACGGGGTGAGATGTACAAAGAGCTGCAGAAATGTGGTCGCTTCGATGACCAGCGCACTGCTACG TACATGGAGGAGTTGGCTGATGCACTGCAGTACTGCCATGAGAGGAAGGTGATACACCGTGACATCAAGCCTGAGAACCTGTTACTGGGTCTCCGTGGGGAGCTAAAGATAGCAGACTTCGGCTGGTCTGTCCATGCCCCATCCTTAAG GCGCCGCACAATGTGTGGAACGCTGGACTACCTGCCCCCAGAGATGATTGAGGGGAAGATCCACGATGAGAAGGTGGACCTCTGGTCCATCGGGGTGCTCTGCTACGAGTGCCTAGTTGGAAACCCCCCGTTTGAAACTGCCAGCCACTCCGACACATACAAACGCATCACGAAG GTTGACCTGCAGTTCCCCAAGGTGGTGTCTGATGGTGCTCGGGACCTGGTCTCTAAGCTGCTCCGCCACAGTCCCTCTATGCGGCTCCCCCTGCAGAGCGTCATCAACCACCCCTGGGTGAAAAGCAACTCCCGACGGGTCCTACCTGTCGTCTTTGCTCCCAAGAAACCCTAA
- the LOC123997662 gene encoding alpha-1,3-mannosyl-glycoprotein 4-beta-N-acetylglucosaminyltransferase C-like, whose translation MRLVWKSLDKMRCFRKRSTIPFLGVLITCLLFFNLYMEDGYMMEAGKRPLRETSMHPSNTERYVHTFRDLTNFSGTINVTYRYFAGNPLPRKKYLTIGLSSVKRKRGNYLMETIKSIFDQSSYEELKEIVVVVHLADFDLAWCENLVQDISRKFAHHIIAGHLLVIHAPEEYYPSLDGLKRNYNDPEDRVRFRSKQNVDYAFLLNFCTNLSDFYMMLEDDVRCSRNFLTSLKKVVTSREGSYWVMLEFSKLGYIGKLYHSRDLPRLAHFLLMFYQEMPCDWLLIHFRDLLAQKDVIRFKPSLFQHMGYYSSYKGAENKLKDDDFEEDSIDIPDNPPASLYTNIHVFENYDATKAYSSVDEYFWGKHPSTGDFFVIILHKPTQISKIKIVTGTDDRQNDILHHGALEVGEKLVGTKRGRQCSSYITLGEFKYGNIEVQDVDHKIAFDIECVRIVATASQKEWLIIRSISLWTTQPPSQWYTEGPYRLD comes from the exons ATGAGGCTGGTGTGGAAGTCCCTGGACAAGATGAGGTGTTTCCGTAAACGCTCCACCATCCCCTTTCTGGGGGTCCTGatcacctgtctcctcttcttCAATCTCTACATGGAGGATGGATACATGATG GAGGCGGGTAAAAGACCGCTGAGAGAGACATCAATGCATCCTTCAAACACTGAGAGATATGTTCACACCTTCAGAGACCTCACTAATTTCTCTGGAACCATAAACGTCACATATCGTTACTTCGCTGGGAACCCACTGCCCCGAAAGA AATATCTAACCATTGGATTGTCATCCGTAAAAAGAAAAAGAGGAAATTACCTCATGGAGACGATCAAATCTATTTTTGACCAGTCCAGTTATGAGGAGCTGAAAGAGATTGTGGTGGTGGTCCACCTGGCAGACTTTGACCTGGCCTGGTGTGAAAACCTGGTGCAGGACATCTCCAGGAAGTTTGCCCACCACATCATTGCTGGGCATCTCCTGGTGATCCATGCCCCTGAGGAGTACTATCCATCACTGGATGGGCTAAAAAGGAACTACAATGACCCAGAGGACAGGGTACGATTCCGCTCCAAACAGAACGTGGACTATGCCTTTCTCCTCAACTTCTGCACCAACCTCTCTGATTTCTACATGATGCTGGAGGATGATGTGCGCTGCTCACGGAACTTTCTGACATCCCTGAAGAAGGTGGTCACCTCCAGGGAAGGCTCCTACTGGGTGATGCTGGAGTTCTCCAAGCTTGGCTACATAGGGAAGCTCTACCACTCAAGAGACCTGCCACGCCTGGCCCACTTCTTGCTCATGTTCTACCAGGAGATGCCCTGTGACTGGCTCCTCATTCACTTCCGGGACCTGCTTGCCCAGAAAGACGTGATCCGCTTCAAGCCCTCCTTGTTCCAGCACATGGGCTACTACTCCTCATATAAAGGGGCAGAGAACAAGTTGAAGGATGATGACTTTGAAGAAGACTCCATTGATATCCCTGACAACCCTCCTGCTAGCCTGTATACAAACATTCACGTATTTGAAAACTATGATGCCACCAAGGCTTATAGCAGTGTGGACGAATACTTTTGGGGGAAACACCCTTCTACCGGAGACTTCTTTGTCATTATCTTACACAAACCAACTCAAATCAGCAAGATAAAAATTGTGACAGGAACGGACGATCGTCAGAACGACATCCTGCACCATGGAGCTCTGGAAGTAGGAGAGAAGCTGGTggggacaaagagaggaaggCAGTGTTCTTCCTACATCACGTTAGGGGAGTTTAAATATGGCAACATTGAGGTTCAAGACGTGGACCACAAGATTGCCTTTGACATTGAGTGTGTTCGTATTGTGGCGACTGCCAGTCAGAAAGAATGGCTGATTATTAGGAGTATAAGTCTGTGGACTACACAACCTCCCAGTCAATGGTACACGGAGGGACCATACCGTTTAGACTAA